The Chroicocephalus ridibundus chromosome 3, bChrRid1.1, whole genome shotgun sequence genome has a segment encoding these proteins:
- the ASF1A gene encoding histone chaperone ASF1A encodes MAKVQVNNVVVLDNPSPFYNPFQFEITFECIEDLSEDLEWKIIYVGSAESEEYDQVLDSVLVGPVPAGRHMFVFQADAPNPGLIPDADAVGVTVVLITCTYRGQEFIRVGYYVNNEYTETELRENPPVKPDFSKLQRNILASNPRVTRFHINWEDNTEKLEDAESSNPNLQSLLSTDALPSASKGWSTSENSLNVMLESHMDCM; translated from the exons atggcAAAGGTTCAGGTGAACAATGTAGTGGTGTTGGATAATCCTTCTCCTTTCTACAACCCTTTCCAGTTCGAAATCACATTTGAGTGCATAGAGGACCTGTCGGAAG aTTTGGAGTGGAAAATAATTTATGTGGGTTCAGCTGAAAGTGAAGAGTATGATCAGGTGTTAGACTCTGTTTTAGTAGGACCTGTTCCTGCAGGCAGACACATGTTTGTATTTCAG GCTGATGCACCTAACCCAGGGCTTATTCCAGATGCAGATGCAGTAGGTGTAACAGTTGTGCTAATTACATGCACCTATCGAGGTCAAGAATTTATTAGAGTCGGCTACTATGTAAACAATGAATATACTGAAACAGAACTGAGAGAGAATCCACCAGTAAAGCCAGATTTTTCTAAG cttCAAAGGAATATTTTGGCATCTAATCCCAGAGTCACGAGATTCCACATTAATTGGGAGGACAACACTGAAAAACTGGAAGACGCAGAGAGCAGTAACCCAAATCTACAGTCGTTGCTTTCTACAGATGCATTACCTTCAGCATCAAAAGGGTGGTCAACATcagaaaattcattaaatgttATGTTAGAATCTCATATGGACTGCATGTGA